The Amycolatopsis nigrescens CSC17Ta-90 genomic interval GACGACGGCGGTGTCCACCAGCACGTACAGCGGCTCCGCGGCCAGCACGCCCAGCGCGGGCACCGCGAGGCCGAGCACCTTGCGGGGCGGCACGCGTTCGTCGACGGAATTCACCACGGTCGCACCCTAACCAGCACCCCCGACGGTCTCGACGAACCATTTGACAGGAAAAGCTGTCCAATGGATGCTGAGTGCGTGCCGTCACATGATCTGCTCGAAGAGCCCGAGCGCCTGCGCCACGCGCTCTCCCCGCTGCGCCGCCGGCTGCTGACCCGGCTGCGCACTCCGGCCTCTGCCCCCGAGCTGGCGGCCGAGCTGGAGATGCCGCGCCAGCGGGTGGGCTACCACCTGCGCCAACTGGAGGACGCCGGCCTGGTCGAGCTGGTCGAGCAGCGGCAGCGGCGCGGATGCGTGGAACGCGTGCTGCGCGCGACCGCGGACGCGTTCGTGGTTGATCCGGCGGTGCTCGACCGGCACACCGAGCGGCGCTCCGACGACCGGCACGCGGCCGAGCACCTGATCGACGTCGCCTCGCGCACCGTCCGCGACCTGGCCCGGATGCAGGCCGCGGCCGAGCGGCAGGACACCAGGCTGCTCACCTTCACGCTGGAGACCGAGGTCCGCTTCGGCGCCCCGGCCGACGTGCACACCTTCACCGAAGCGCTGGCCGACGCCATTGCCGGTGTGGTGGCCGCTTTCGACACCCCGGAGGGCAAGCCCTACCGGCTGATCGGCGCGGGGCATCCCGCGCCACGGACAGGAGCGTCTGATGACCGAAGCAGCTGACCCACCCCCGATCGAGGTCACGATTTCCGCCCCACCCGAGGAGATCTGGCGCGCCCTGCGCGAGCCGGAGCTCATCCGGCGCTGGCACGGCTGGCACTACGACGGGCTCGACGAAGAGGTGCGCCAGATCTTCGTGGACGGCGTCACCGAAGACCCCGAGGCACGGACCTTCGTCGCCGGGGGCAACGACCGGTTCAGCCTGCACCCCGCCGGCAGCGGGGGCACCACGGTCCGGATCACCCGTGGCCCGCGCGGCACCGATCCCGATTGGGACGCGTACTACGACGACATCACCGAGGGCTGGCGGACCTTCCTGCTGCAGCTGCGATTCGGCCTCGAACGGCACGCCATGGCCGAGCGCCGCACGCTGTTCCTCAACGACGCGCTGGCGGCCCCCGGCCGGAAGCTCGTCGACCACCTCGGTCTCGCCGAGGCGGGCGAACAGCCGGTGGGCACCCGCTACCGCGTCGCGCTGCCGACCGGCGACGAGTTCCAGGGCGAGCTGTACTTCAGCAGCGAGCACCAGCGGATCTTCACCGTGGACGGGCTGGGCGATGGCCTGCTCGTGGTGGCGCACCAGCCCATCGCCGAGCACCGGCCGATGCCGGCCGGGCTGATCGTGCTCACCGCCTACGACGTCGCCGAGAACCGGTTCGCCGAGCTCGAACAGCGGTGGCGGAGCTGGTGGGAGACGACGCGCCACCAGCCGACGTCGTGAGTGACCGCACGTTACGCTCACCGGCCATGCCTCACTACGCGATCCTGGTGTACCCGGCCGCCAACCGGGTGTACGCCGACGCCTCCCGCCGCCTGCTCCGTGCCGAGCTGGCCGTCTTCGGTGACGCGCTCAGCACGCCGCTTCGGGAACTGGCCGAGGAAACCCTCGGCGGCGTCGGCTATGTCACCTTCACCACCGGCGAGCCACTGTCCGAAGAGGACATCGCGCTGCTGTCCAACCTGTCCGCGCTGTACGCCCTGTTCGAGACCGGGGACGGGCTGCTGAAACCGGTCGAGCTCAGCGCGCTGGCCAGGTTCGACTCGGACCTGCTGACCATCCAGAAGTACTCGGGCAAGACCAACGAGCTGTTCACCAAGCTGCTGCTGAACGTCACCGTGCTCGCCAGCGACGCCGGCTCGGCGCTGCTCGGCGGCCGGCTGCACGTGCTCGACCCGCTGTGCGGCCGGGGCACCACGCTGAACCAGGCGATGATGTACGGGTTCGACGCGACCGGGCTCGACGTGGACGGCAAGGACTTCGAGGCCTACGGCCAGTTCATCAAGACCTGGCTGCGCACCAAGCGGGTCAAGCACACCGCGGAGTCGATCGCGGTGCGCCGCAACAAGGTCCGCCTCGGCAAGCGGCTGGACATCGAGTTCGGCCTGAGCAAGGAGCAGTACAAGGCGGGCGAGGTCAGGAAGCTGACCTACCTCAACTGCGACACGCTGACCACCGACGAGCTGCTCCGGCCGAACTCGGCGGACGTGATCGTCACCGACGCGCCCTACGGGGTGCAGCACGGCAGCCACCGCACGCAGGACGCCAGCCTCTCCCGCAGCCCCGCCGACCTGCTGGCCGCCGCGATCCCGGGGTGGAACAGGGTGCTGCGCCCCGGCGGCGCGATCGGCATCTCCTGGAACACGCACGTGATTGGCCGCGACGAGCTGGCCGGCCTGCTTTCCGGCGCCGGGCTGGAAGTCCGCGAAGGCGGTGCCTACGAAGACTTCCAGCACCGGGTGGACCAGGCGATCGTGCGCGATCTCGTGGTCGCCGCGAAACCGCGCTAGCACCCCGCCGCGCTAGAAGCCGACCGTCTCCTCCGGCCGGTCCCGCTCGGTGTAGAGCCGCCAGTACCGCTCGGCCAGCTCGTCCGGGTCCACCAGCTCCGGTTCGAGCCCGCGGGTCGCCCCGGCATCGGTGTCGAAGAGCTTCTGCGCGTCGCTGCGCTCGACCAGCGCGCCGATGGTCAGCATGCCGGCGTAGACCCCCTTGGCCGCGAGCTCGCCGTGCGCGGCGAGGACGTAGTTGCGCAGGCCCGCGCCGGCGACGCCGTAGCCGCCCAGCATCGGGATCGGGATCTTCGCCGAGGCGCCGAGGCCGAACAGCAGCCCGCCGT includes:
- a CDS encoding ArsR/SmtB family transcription factor, with the protein product MPSHDLLEEPERLRHALSPLRRRLLTRLRTPASAPELAAELEMPRQRVGYHLRQLEDAGLVELVEQRQRRGCVERVLRATADAFVVDPAVLDRHTERRSDDRHAAEHLIDVASRTVRDLARMQAAAERQDTRLLTFTLETEVRFGAPADVHTFTEALADAIAGVVAAFDTPEGKPYRLIGAGHPAPRTGASDDRSS
- a CDS encoding SRPBCC family protein, yielding MTEAADPPPIEVTISAPPEEIWRALREPELIRRWHGWHYDGLDEEVRQIFVDGVTEDPEARTFVAGGNDRFSLHPAGSGGTTVRITRGPRGTDPDWDAYYDDITEGWRTFLLQLRFGLERHAMAERRTLFLNDALAAPGRKLVDHLGLAEAGEQPVGTRYRVALPTGDEFQGELYFSSEHQRIFTVDGLGDGLLVVAHQPIAEHRPMPAGLIVLTAYDVAENRFAELEQRWRSWWETTRHQPTS
- a CDS encoding TRM11 family SAM-dependent methyltransferase; translation: MPHYAILVYPAANRVYADASRRLLRAELAVFGDALSTPLRELAEETLGGVGYVTFTTGEPLSEEDIALLSNLSALYALFETGDGLLKPVELSALARFDSDLLTIQKYSGKTNELFTKLLLNVTVLASDAGSALLGGRLHVLDPLCGRGTTLNQAMMYGFDATGLDVDGKDFEAYGQFIKTWLRTKRVKHTAESIAVRRNKVRLGKRLDIEFGLSKEQYKAGEVRKLTYLNCDTLTTDELLRPNSADVIVTDAPYGVQHGSHRTQDASLSRSPADLLAAAIPGWNRVLRPGGAIGISWNTHVIGRDELAGLLSGAGLEVREGGAYEDFQHRVDQAIVRDLVVAAKPR